The following are from one region of the Fusarium verticillioides 7600 chromosome 1, whole genome shotgun sequence genome:
- a CDS encoding fanconi anemia group M protein: MDSDEFDDDIADEDFITALDQVSSSMNGQGNTKALHAVASQPSNKPNPAAVAALELEDLPSDAFSSPEPQSRSNVSVAASAGQAPRTGFNRTSSGNWRQTTLFGGSLSSDGPQPSQPAAATRVFRVDLPREEPTHHEVDTEAMQTWVYPTNLGAIRNYQFSIVKNSLFNNTLVALPTGLGKTFIAATVMLNFYRWTKKAKLVFVAPTKPLVAQQVDACYNIAGIPRSETTLLTGDIPPALRVDEWESRRVFFMTPQTLLNDISHGYADPKSIALLVIDEAHRAVGEYAYAKVTKLIRRFSKSFRVLALTATPGSKIETVQEVIDNLGISHCEIRTEDSIDIRQYVHQRNIEQVVLDPSDEMVLVSELFTKALKPMTDKLSSQNIWFGRSPMAITAYGLMQSQREWFASRGRHANQGVQHMMRAVFSVLTSIAHSIKLLNFHGIKPFYDNLVDLRSEQEGKGEKGSKYKRQLIQDSNFQEMMDRISKWLRTEGFVGHPKLTALADTVLNHFMDQSDNSATRVIVFSEYRDSAEDIVRMLNKHQPLIKASVFVGQADGKRGEGMKQAQQIEAINRFKRGDFNVLVATSIGEEGLDIGQVDLIVCYDSSASPIRMLQRMGRTGRKRAGNIVLLLMRGKEEDQFAKSKDNYEKMQTLICEGSRFNFRFDLSARIVPRGIVPEVDKRHVDIPIENTQDRSLPEPKKRRAPAGKKKPPKKFHMPDGVETGFQSVASLLKIGGKAKQQSNKHNPELGDLATVPELSKVLLDDEELKELNRAYRNLPFNHSIIEETDMPDMTAYPELQRQLRPVFKLKHGTRTKRFVKMWHKMAHDPESLVLPCRDQDRSNYLEIPVHAFAGSGSETKPTNETPTTKAKGMGAKASAKKKQNRKPPSRAQPRAKRRRMSSDLAPQTFAVSSMVEESLSEEDDEEDDEEDEVIPRGRGRTEQSSKPGSKVKRRPQQKKGGLNSDEVGDDCERDSDMIETDGSDNGEDLLDFIVSDNHPVSSGREPFSLRTSSPPASSTSTLECAHDKSTKPFYVPTQFPGTQESDDIPDLGEVLKMTGKQRGQEFSDDDVTVRRKARGRRAVVDDSDSD, translated from the coding sequence ATGGACAGTGACGAGTTCGACGATGACATCGCTGATGAGGATTTCATTACCgctcttgatcaagtctcgTCTTCTATGAACGGACAAGGCAACACAAAAGCTTTACATGCAGTAGCATCGCAACCCTCAAACAAGCCAAACCCTGCAGCTGTGGCAGCTTTGGAATTGGAGGATCTCCCCTCAGATGCGTTCTCATCCCCAGAGCCACAGTCGAGATCGAATGTGTCTGTAGCAGCCTCGGCTGGTCAGGCCCCTCGCACAGGGTTCAATCGAACAAGTTCCGGAAATTGGCGTCAGACGACTCTTTTTGGCGGCTCACTATCAAGCGATGGCCCGCAACCTTCACAGCCAGCAGCGGCGACAAGAGTGTTCCGCGTCGAtcttcctcgagaagaaCCAACTCACCATGAAGTCGACACTGAAGCTATGCAGACATGGGTTTATCCCACCAACTTGGGCGCTATTCGAAACTACCAATTCAGTATCGTCAAGAACAGTTTGTTTAACAACACCCTAGTAGCATTGCCAACTGGCCTTGGGAAAACTTTTATTGCCGCAACCGTCATGCTCAACTTCTATCGATGGACCAAGAAAGCCAAGTTAGTATTCGTTGCTCCAACAAAGCCCCTTGTGGCACAACAAGTCGATGCTTGCTACAATATTGCGGGTATCCCACGGTCTGAAACAACACTGTTGACAGGCGATATCCCTCCAGCTCTCCGTGTTGATGAGTGGGAGTCACGTCGAGTCTTTTTCATGACTCCCCAGACGCTACTAAATGATATATCACACGGATATGCCGATCCGAAATCTATAGCTCTGTTGGTCATTGATGAGGCTCATCGTGCGGTTGGAGAGTATGCGTATGCGAAGGTCACCAAACTCATTCGACGATTCTCCAAGAGCTTCCGAGTACTAGCATTGACTGCCACCCCTGGCTCAAAAATCGAGACAGTACAAGAAGTCATTGACAACCTAGGCATATCCCACTGCGAAATACGCACAGAGGACTCAATAGACATTCGTCAGTATGTTCATCAGAGGAATATCGAACAGGTTGTCCTTGATCCGTCCGACGAAATGGTCCTAGTAAGCGAACTTTTCACCAAGGCCCTGAAACCGATGACAGATAAACTGAGCTCGCAAAATATCTGGTTTGGGCGAAGCCCGATGGCTATCACAGCATACGGATTGATGCAATCCCAAAGAGAATGGTTCGCTTCTCGAGGGAGGCATGCGAACCAGGGCGTACAACACATGATGCGAGCTGTCTTCAGCGTTCTTACCAGCATCGCACACTCGATAAAATTGCTAAACTTCCACGGTATTAAGCCTTTCTATGACAATCTTGTCGACTTGCGTAGCGAACAGGAAGGCAAAGGAGAAAAGGGCTCCAAGTACAAGCGCCAACTGATTCAGGATTCTAATTTtcaggagatgatggatagGATTTCTAAATGGCTTCGTACGGAAGGTTTCGTGGGACATCCCAAACTCACAGCCTTGGCCGATACTGTGTTGAATCACTTCATGGACCAGAGTGACAACTCGGCGACTCGTGTAATCGTGTTCAGTGAATACCGAGATTCTGCTGAAGATATTGTGCGCATGCTGAATAAACATCAACCTCTTATCAAGGCCAGTGTCTTCGTTGGACAGGCTGATGGcaagagaggagaaggcaTGAAGCAAGCACAGCAAATTGAGGCAATCAATAGGTTCAAGAGGGGTGACTTCAACGTGCTCGTTGCTACCTCAAtcggagaagaaggattgGACATCGGACAGGTCGATCTAATCGTATGCTATGATTCTTCGGCATCCCCAATTCGAATGCTGCAACGAATGGGAAGAACTGGCCGAAAACGAGCGGGTAACATCGTGCTGCTACTCATGCGTGGCAAGGAAGAGGATCAATTTGCTAAATCCAAAGACAACTACGAAAAGATGCAAACATTGATTTGTGAGGGAAGTCGGTTCAATTTTCGATTTGACCTCTCGGCACGAATCGTTCCAAGAGGAATTGTACCCGAGGTGGACAAACGACACGTTGACATTCCTATCGAAAACACACAGGACAGGTCATTGCCGGAGCCGAAAAAGCGTCGAGCACCGgcaggaaagaagaagccacCGAAAAAGTTCCATATGCCTGATGGAGTTGAAACAGGATTCCAGAGTGTGGCGAGCTTGTTAAAAATTGGTGGgaaagcaaagcaacaaagCAACAAACACAACCCGGAGCTGGGTGATCTCGCCACCGTGCCAGAACTCAGCAAGGTATTGctcgatgacgaagagcTTAAAGAGCTCAACCGGGCATACCGCAACTTACCGTTCAATCATAGCATAATTGAGGAGACAGATATGCCTGATATGACAGCGTACCCAGAACTGCAGAGGCAGCTCAGACCAGTATTTAAGCTAAAGCATGGGACACGCACCAAACGGTTTGTCAAAATGTGGCATAAGATGGCACATGATCCAGAAAGCCTGGTTTTGCCTTGTCGAGACCAAGATAGGAGCAACTACTTGGAGATACCAGTACACGCATTTGCTGGATCCGGATCTGAAACCAAACCAACAAACgaaacaccaacaacgaAAGCGAAAGGAATGGGAGCGAAAGCgtcagccaagaagaaacaaaatAGAAAGCCACCTTCAAGGGCACAACCTCGTgcgaaaagaaggagaatgtCATCCGATTTAGCACCGCAAACATTTGCTGTTAGCTCCATGGTGGAAGAGAGCCTTTcggaagaggacgatgaagaggatgatgaagaggatgaggtcATACCTAGAGGTCGTGGACGAACAGAACAGAGCAGCAAGCCTGGATCGAAAGTGAAGCGAAGGCCTCAGCAGAAGAAAGGTGGGCTTAACAGCGACGAAGTCGGCGATGATTGTGAACGGGACAGCGATATGATTGAGACTGATGGATCCGATAATGGCGAAGACCTTCTGGACTTCATCGTTTCTGATAATCATCCGGTGTCGAGTGGGAGGGAGCCCTTTTCTCTACGAACAAGTTCTCCAcccgcttcatcaacatccactcTAGAGTGTGCCCATGATAAATCAACAAAGCCATTCTATGTGCCGACACAATTCCCAGGCACGCAGGAGAGTGATGATATCCCAGACCTGGGAGAAGTTCTGAAGATGACCGGGAAGCAACGAGGCCAGGAGTTTTCCGACGATGATGTTACTGTAAGACGCAAAGCACGTGGACGGCGAGCTGTTGTGGATGATAGCGACAGTGATTGA